A genomic window from Pseudonocardia broussonetiae includes:
- a CDS encoding (2Fe-2S)-binding protein, with protein MTRTHLVVNGSAVEVDAPGLRSLADVLRTDLGLTAAKLACGRGECGACTVLVDGLPRTSCTTPAALVRGEVWTSEGLAGENADLRARFADTGAFQCGFCTPGQVVHATALLREGLHALPPDERRERVRTALSGNVCRCTGYQAIVESVCGIAEERGA; from the coding sequence ATGACGCGCACCCACCTCGTGGTCAACGGGTCGGCCGTGGAGGTCGACGCCCCCGGGCTGCGGTCCCTCGCCGACGTCCTGCGCACCGACCTCGGGCTCACCGCCGCCAAGCTCGCCTGCGGGCGCGGCGAGTGCGGAGCCTGCACGGTGCTCGTCGACGGGCTCCCCCGCACCTCGTGCACGACGCCGGCGGCGCTGGTCCGCGGCGAGGTGTGGACCAGCGAGGGGTTGGCGGGCGAGAACGCCGACCTGCGCGCCCGCTTCGCCGACACCGGCGCCTTCCAGTGCGGCTTCTGCACGCCCGGGCAGGTCGTGCACGCCACCGCGCTGCTGCGCGAGGGCCTGCACGCGCTGCCGCCCGACGAGCGGCGGGAACGGGTGCGGACGGCGCTGTCGGGCAACGTCTGCCGCTGCACCGGCTACCAGGCGATCGTGGAGTCCGTCTGCGGGATCGCCGAGGAGCGCGGAGCATGA
- a CDS encoding TetR/AcrR family transcriptional regulator yields MARTAGGRSTPLTPERIIDAALRISDAESDLDRLTVRRLAAELGVGTMTLYSYFRSKDEILDAMADHVLGGMRLPAEPAAGPAEALRTVADAFLAMMREHPSVVRLLATRITNSRTALRGAMESVLGHLVASGIPGPTAVRCYGFLITYAIGFVSYQTPRPWGHQDAEESAEVRRQRRHFYAGLPLEEFPQMVGLAEHLVDLPGDEQFHAGVDAFVESVVRGLDRSATGT; encoded by the coding sequence ATGGCGCGCACGGCCGGGGGGCGCAGCACGCCCCTGACCCCGGAGCGGATCATCGACGCCGCCCTGCGCATCTCCGACGCCGAGTCCGACCTCGACCGGCTGACGGTGCGGCGCCTCGCGGCCGAGCTCGGCGTCGGCACGATGACGCTCTACAGCTACTTCCGCAGCAAGGACGAGATCCTCGACGCGATGGCCGACCACGTCCTCGGCGGGATGCGGCTGCCCGCCGAGCCCGCGGCCGGGCCGGCCGAGGCGCTGCGCACGGTGGCCGACGCGTTCCTCGCGATGATGCGCGAGCACCCCAGCGTCGTGCGCCTGCTCGCCACGCGCATCACCAACAGCCGCACGGCGCTGCGCGGCGCGATGGAGTCGGTGCTCGGGCACCTCGTGGCGTCCGGCATCCCCGGCCCGACGGCCGTGCGCTGCTACGGCTTCCTCATCACCTACGCCATCGGCTTCGTCAGCTACCAGACCCCGCGGCCGTGGGGGCACCAGGACGCCGAGGAGTCCGCGGAGGTGCGCCGCCAGCGCCGCCACTTCTACGCCGGGCTGCCGCTCGAGGAGTTCCCGCAGATGGTGGGCCTGGCCGAGCACCTCGTCGACCTGCCCGGCGACGAGCAGTTCCACGCCGGCGTCGACGCCTTCGTGGAGTCGGTCGTGCGCGGGCTGGACCGGTCCGCCACCGGGACGTGA
- a CDS encoding MmgE/PrpD family protein, whose amino-acid sequence MTLLTDLSARARAAARDADALVLAEAARHVLDTAACVASGSTHPLAARWVPLLPTAPDGVAALGAPGAWAVETAVEIDATLAHVDEFDPLHGPAAVAPGAVVVPAALHVGRALGASGPDVLRAVVAGYEAVAEASLRFGGPALYRAGWWPTALFGALGAAAATALLLDLDGPATTTALALASAPLGGLLSADDLGDAHYLLCGRAAAHGVRSARGAAAGLTGSATLLDAGPPGPPGPPSPPGPPHLVGTALKSWPCARPLHTALAALEELGADGADGPVRIALPTAALRFVTGERQPSGPAEAAASAAVAVAGARAGRARDPGWYRDPGAAADVVLDTDPDLDAAFPARWGAVVTVGGVSRRVLVAPGDPDRPLSAGALRAKASRLLGTARDDPRTTAVLGLAGAPLVAPVLDGLLAAAGPARPAADGRGTLVRDDVPPTTGPDEEARWRARPGGAARP is encoded by the coding sequence GTGACCCTCCTCACCGACTTGTCGGCCCGCGCCCGGGCCGCCGCCCGCGACGCCGACGCCCTGGTGCTCGCGGAGGCGGCGCGGCACGTGCTCGACACGGCCGCGTGCGTCGCGTCCGGGTCGACCCATCCCCTGGCCGCGCGCTGGGTGCCGTTGCTGCCCACCGCGCCCGACGGCGTCGCGGCGCTGGGCGCGCCCGGGGCGTGGGCGGTGGAGACGGCCGTCGAGATCGACGCGACCCTGGCCCACGTCGACGAGTTCGACCCGCTGCACGGGCCGGCGGCCGTCGCGCCCGGGGCGGTCGTGGTGCCCGCGGCGCTGCACGTCGGGCGCGCGCTCGGCGCGAGCGGGCCGGACGTGCTGCGCGCGGTCGTCGCGGGGTACGAGGCCGTCGCCGAGGCGTCGCTGCGCTTCGGCGGACCCGCCCTCTACCGCGCGGGCTGGTGGCCGACGGCGCTGTTCGGCGCGCTCGGCGCGGCCGCCGCGACGGCGCTGCTGCTGGACCTCGACGGTCCGGCCACCACCACCGCGCTCGCCCTGGCCTCGGCCCCGCTGGGCGGCCTGCTCAGCGCCGACGACCTGGGCGACGCCCACTACCTGCTGTGCGGGCGCGCCGCCGCGCACGGCGTCCGGTCCGCGCGCGGCGCGGCCGCGGGCCTCACCGGGAGCGCGACGCTGCTCGACGCCGGGCCGCCGGGCCCGCCCGGGCCACCCTCGCCGCCCGGTCCCCCGCACCTGGTGGGCACCGCGCTGAAGTCCTGGCCGTGCGCCCGCCCGCTGCACACCGCGCTGGCGGCGCTCGAGGAGCTCGGGGCCGACGGGGCGGACGGACCCGTGCGGATCGCGCTGCCTACCGCCGCGCTGCGGTTCGTCACCGGCGAGCGCCAGCCGTCCGGGCCGGCCGAGGCCGCGGCGAGCGCCGCCGTGGCCGTCGCCGGGGCGCGGGCCGGGCGGGCGCGCGACCCGGGCTGGTACCGCGACCCGGGCGCCGCCGCCGACGTCGTGCTGGACACCGATCCCGACCTCGACGCCGCGTTCCCGGCCCGCTGGGGCGCGGTCGTCACGGTCGGCGGGGTGAGCCGTCGCGTGCTGGTCGCCCCCGGCGACCCGGACCGCCCGCTGTCGGCCGGTGCGTTGCGCGCCAAGGCCTCGCGGCTGCTGGGCACCGCACGCGACGACCCGCGGACCACCGCCGTGCTCGGGCTCGCCGGCGCACCGCTCGTCGCACCGGTCCTGGACGGGCTGCTCGCCGCGGCGGGCCCCGCTCGGCCGGCTGCGGACGGACGTGGAACGCTCGTACGGGACGATGTACCCCCGACGACGGGGCCGGACGAGGAGGCACGATGGCGCGCACGGCCGGGGGGCGCAGCACGCCCCTGA
- a CDS encoding LLM class flavin-dependent oxidoreductase → MRIGLRVPPCAPVPALAAFAADAERRGVDEVWFPDSQLLWRDVFAVASAAVAATSRITVGTAVSNVTTRHPAVVASAARTVAEQAPGRFVLGLGVGNSSVLPVGLPPSTGAELRTGIGVVRALLAGDEVDFGGVSSRLRDPVEVPVHVAASGPRNLRLAGEVADGAILLSGVAPAPLAAATARVQEGAAAAGRPPVPMTVSAFCRVTDDVERDARELKPICAGIAQNGGAQFLALAGVHVDVPAHVPGVYPDLVHAEDWDAAVRACDPYVSDAAVAAFAREFCLFGTAKEIVARIGEAADAGADAVFLQHVGSYDLPHALLDGLAAQVLPLLRS, encoded by the coding sequence ATGAGGATCGGCCTGCGCGTCCCGCCGTGCGCGCCCGTGCCCGCGCTGGCCGCCTTCGCCGCCGACGCCGAGCGCCGCGGGGTCGACGAGGTGTGGTTCCCGGACTCGCAGCTGCTGTGGCGCGACGTGTTCGCCGTGGCGTCCGCCGCGGTCGCGGCCACCTCGCGGATCACCGTCGGCACGGCGGTCTCGAACGTCACCACCCGGCACCCGGCCGTCGTCGCGTCGGCGGCGCGGACGGTCGCCGAGCAGGCGCCGGGCCGGTTCGTGCTCGGCCTGGGCGTCGGCAACAGCTCGGTGCTGCCGGTCGGGCTGCCGCCGAGCACCGGCGCGGAGCTGCGCACCGGGATCGGGGTGGTCCGCGCGCTGCTGGCGGGCGACGAGGTCGACTTCGGCGGCGTCTCCTCGCGGCTGCGCGACCCCGTCGAGGTGCCGGTGCACGTGGCCGCGAGCGGGCCGCGGAACCTGCGGCTGGCCGGGGAGGTCGCCGACGGGGCGATCCTGCTCTCCGGCGTCGCCCCGGCCCCGCTCGCCGCGGCGACCGCGCGCGTGCAGGAGGGCGCCGCGGCCGCCGGGCGCCCGCCCGTGCCGATGACGGTGTCGGCGTTCTGCCGCGTCACCGACGACGTCGAGCGCGACGCCCGCGAGCTCAAGCCGATCTGCGCCGGCATCGCCCAGAACGGCGGCGCGCAGTTCCTCGCGCTGGCCGGGGTGCACGTCGACGTCCCGGCGCACGTGCCGGGCGTCTACCCCGACCTGGTGCACGCCGAGGACTGGGACGCGGCGGTCCGCGCGTGCGACCCCTACGTCTCCGACGCCGCGGTGGCCGCGTTCGCGCGCGAGTTCTGCCTGTTCGGCACGGCGAAGGAGATCGTCGCGCGGATCGGGGAGGCGGCCGACGCGGGCGCCGACGCGGTGTTCCTGCAGCACGTCGGCTCCTACGACCTGCCGCACGCGCTGCTCGACGGCCTGGCCGCGCAGGTGCTGCCGCTGCTGCGCTCATGA
- a CDS encoding alpha/beta fold hydrolase, giving the protein MTIWTDLAGTDFEVSHAPVGGTPTRVLRAGTEGEHVVLLHGTSGHLEAFVRNIPALSAKFRLHALDMLGHGYTDNPGGDLRIPRYVDHVLAYLDSRGIERASFIGESLGGWVAGRLAADHPERVGRLVLVAPGGTVANPEVMDRIRTSTRTAVRTDDRALTRRRLELLMHDPANVSEELVDVRHAIYHRPQFVAGIDELLCLQQMDNRTEDLLSPEQMARIAAPTLIVWGAQNPFGDVPEAHRMQQSIPGAELEILPECGHWPQHEHSARFDELATAFLA; this is encoded by the coding sequence ATGACGATCTGGACCGACCTCGCCGGCACCGACTTCGAGGTGTCGCACGCCCCCGTCGGCGGCACCCCCACCCGCGTCCTGCGCGCCGGCACCGAGGGCGAGCACGTCGTCCTGCTGCACGGCACGAGCGGGCACCTGGAGGCGTTCGTCCGCAACATCCCGGCGCTGTCGGCGAAGTTCCGGCTGCACGCCCTCGACATGCTCGGCCACGGCTACACCGACAACCCCGGCGGCGACCTGCGCATCCCCCGCTACGTCGACCACGTGCTCGCCTACCTGGACAGCCGGGGCATCGAGCGGGCGAGCTTCATCGGGGAGTCGCTGGGCGGCTGGGTGGCCGGGCGCCTGGCCGCCGACCACCCCGAGCGGGTGGGCCGCCTCGTCCTCGTCGCGCCGGGCGGCACCGTCGCCAACCCCGAGGTGATGGACCGGATCCGCACCAGCACCCGCACCGCCGTCCGCACCGACGACCGCGCACTGACCCGCCGCCGCCTCGAGCTGCTCATGCACGACCCGGCGAACGTGAGCGAGGAGCTCGTCGACGTCCGGCACGCGATCTACCACCGCCCGCAGTTCGTGGCGGGCATCGACGAGCTGCTGTGCCTGCAGCAGATGGACAACCGCACCGAGGACCTGCTCAGCCCCGAGCAGATGGCGCGGATCGCCGCGCCCACGCTCATCGTGTGGGGCGCGCAGAACCCGTTCGGCGACGTGCCCGAGGCGCACCGGATGCAGCAGAGCATCCCCGGCGCGGAGCTGGAGATCCTCCCGGAGTGCGGGCACTGGCCCCAGCACGAGCACAGCGCCCGGTTCGACGAGCTCGCCACGGCGTTCCTGGCATGA
- a CDS encoding catechol 1,2-dioxygenase → MSEIVIGVGASHSTLMNTHWAEVDHLPAAHAFRDGLAAARDALAAARPDAVVVLGSNHFRGMFLDLMPAFTVGVGEVLGAGEAGTPAGPLPVDTALARTVVDGLVGAGFDPAFSLRLTVDHGVTHALQHLVPALDVPVVPVVMNMFAPPLPPLRRCHDLGTALGAALRADGTDRRIAVIASGGLSHRLPWPKWFAALSDDDRFLVEAWLEGRGSWGDYEVRRREIIRAAKPDINPAFDAWFLGLLETGDLTAVLDRTSDEIDDEAGNGAQEIRAWVAMAAALTGAGGPPTGTTLAYAEIPQWLTGMGVSLLRPTPLAPLETAS, encoded by the coding sequence ATGAGCGAGATCGTGATCGGCGTCGGGGCGTCGCACAGCACCCTGATGAACACCCACTGGGCCGAGGTCGACCACCTGCCGGCCGCCCACGCCTTCCGCGACGGCCTCGCCGCCGCCCGCGACGCCCTGGCCGCCGCCCGGCCCGACGCCGTGGTCGTGCTGGGCTCCAACCACTTCCGCGGCATGTTCCTCGACCTCATGCCGGCGTTCACCGTCGGCGTCGGGGAGGTGCTGGGCGCGGGCGAGGCCGGGACGCCCGCGGGGCCGCTGCCCGTCGACACCGCGCTGGCCCGCACCGTCGTCGACGGGCTGGTCGGCGCCGGGTTCGACCCGGCGTTCTCGCTGCGGCTCACCGTCGACCACGGCGTGACGCACGCCCTGCAGCACCTGGTGCCCGCGCTCGACGTGCCGGTGGTCCCGGTCGTGATGAACATGTTCGCGCCGCCGCTGCCCCCGCTGCGCCGCTGCCACGACCTGGGCACCGCGCTCGGCGCCGCGCTGCGCGCCGACGGCACCGACCGGCGGATCGCGGTGATCGCCTCGGGCGGGCTGTCGCACCGGCTGCCGTGGCCGAAGTGGTTCGCCGCGCTCTCCGACGACGACCGGTTCCTCGTCGAGGCCTGGCTGGAGGGCCGCGGCTCGTGGGGCGACTACGAGGTCCGGCGTCGTGAGATCATCCGCGCAGCGAAGCCGGACATCAACCCCGCCTTCGACGCCTGGTTCCTCGGCCTGCTCGAGACCGGCGACCTGACGGCGGTCCTGGACCGCACCAGCGACGAGATCGACGACGAGGCCGGCAACGGCGCGCAGGAGATCCGCGCCTGGGTCGCGATGGCCGCCGCCCTGACCGGCGCGGGCGGCCCGCCCACCGGCACCACCCTCGCCTACGCCGAGATCCCCCAGTGGCTCACCGGCATGGGCGTGTCCCTGCTCCGCCCGACCCCCCTGGCCCCCCTGGAGACCGCGTCATGA
- a CDS encoding M20 family metallopeptidase, with product MSAPVRASRLPAEQRAWVEAAWERITPERLTELVVGMVDIPSPTGEEAPLARWLTGRLADAGLEAAYQEIDDRQGNAVGRLRGTGGGEDVLLYAPIDTLTVGDADEDVPWIGPELRADMVPAAQVHGDHVLGLGASNPKGHGAAVVAAAEAIAAAGIPLRGDLLVGLGAGGMPTNGRRARGLTRRNTGQGVGCSFLLEQGVWADHAVIAKPGWAVAWEEVGLCWFEVRVRGSFSYVGSRHRMPYRNPIAHAATVITALERWFPEYSARHTDGLVAPQGIVAAVEGGWPRMASVTPALCRFHVDLRTSPRSTPAEVRREFGAALDAITAAHPEIELHWDMVLAIPGTHTPPDAPVVRAATDAWEELTGRPHEPIVANSGATDANILRARGLPTARIGMDRIGPDAPLPLDFPSGMNVVDVREAVRLTRHLVRTAVALCSRES from the coding sequence GTGAGCGCGCCCGTCCGCGCGTCCCGGCTCCCCGCGGAGCAGCGCGCGTGGGTCGAGGCCGCCTGGGAGCGGATCACGCCGGAGCGGCTCACCGAGCTCGTCGTCGGGATGGTCGACATCCCCAGCCCCACCGGCGAGGAGGCCCCGCTCGCCCGCTGGCTCACCGGGCGGCTCGCCGACGCCGGGCTGGAGGCGGCCTACCAGGAGATCGACGACCGCCAGGGCAACGCCGTCGGACGGCTGCGCGGCACCGGCGGCGGCGAGGACGTGCTGCTCTACGCCCCGATCGACACCCTCACCGTCGGCGACGCCGACGAGGACGTGCCGTGGATCGGCCCGGAGCTGCGCGCGGACATGGTGCCGGCCGCGCAGGTCCACGGCGACCACGTCCTCGGCCTCGGCGCGAGCAACCCGAAGGGCCACGGCGCCGCGGTCGTCGCGGCGGCCGAGGCGATCGCGGCCGCCGGGATCCCGCTGCGCGGCGACCTGCTCGTCGGCCTGGGCGCCGGCGGGATGCCCACCAACGGGCGCAGGGCCCGCGGGCTCACCCGCCGCAACACCGGTCAGGGCGTCGGCTGCTCGTTCCTGCTGGAGCAGGGCGTGTGGGCCGACCACGCGGTGATCGCCAAGCCGGGCTGGGCCGTCGCGTGGGAGGAGGTGGGGCTGTGCTGGTTCGAGGTGCGCGTGCGCGGCAGCTTCTCCTACGTCGGCAGCCGCCACCGGATGCCCTACCGCAACCCGATCGCCCACGCCGCGACCGTGATCACCGCGCTGGAGCGCTGGTTCCCCGAGTACAGCGCCCGGCACACCGACGGGCTCGTGGCGCCGCAGGGCATCGTCGCCGCGGTCGAGGGCGGGTGGCCGCGGATGGCGTCGGTGACCCCGGCGCTGTGCCGGTTCCACGTCGACCTGCGCACCAGCCCGCGTTCGACGCCCGCCGAGGTGCGCCGGGAGTTCGGGGCCGCCCTGGACGCGATCACCGCCGCGCACCCGGAGATCGAGCTGCACTGGGACATGGTGCTGGCGATCCCCGGCACGCACACGCCGCCGGACGCCCCGGTCGTCCGGGCCGCGACCGACGCGTGGGAGGAGCTGACCGGGCGCCCGCACGAGCCGATCGTGGCCAACAGCGGCGCCACCGACGCCAACATCCTGCGTGCCCGCGGGCTGCCCACCGCCCGGATCGGGATGGACCGGATCGGCCCGGACGCCCCGCTGCCGCTGGACTTCCCGTCCGGCATGAACGTCGTCGACGTCCGGGAGGCCGTCCGGCTGACCCGCCACCTCGTCCGCACGGCCGTCGCGCTGTGCTCCCGGGAGAGCTGA
- a CDS encoding alpha/beta fold hydrolase — MAAPAVAHALTGPPDGPVTLVLHGGGPGCHSASDFAGVLALRRDRRHLVVDLPRYGASGALDDDGPAFTGYAGVLAGLLDRLGVGEVDVLAQSLGGSVALRLAADEPHRVRRMLVIGSAPVPGADAGLGARVRADYYGGTGPDPEKMRRLIADLEWHDGDAVPEATVQARYRASTTPVALATATGGRGAPEDLTDALPRVAAPTLVVRGRHDPFAPTSYAAALVDALPAGDLAVLGRTAHHPQAERPDAVARLAASFLDPDPRS, encoded by the coding sequence ATGGCCGCACCCGCCGTCGCGCACGCCCTCACCGGACCGCCCGACGGACCGGTCACGCTCGTCCTGCACGGCGGCGGGCCCGGCTGCCACTCGGCGTCGGACTTCGCGGGGGTGCTGGCCCTGCGCCGCGACCGGCGCCACCTCGTCGTCGACCTCCCCCGCTACGGCGCCTCCGGCGCGCTCGACGACGACGGGCCGGCGTTCACCGGGTACGCGGGCGTCCTCGCGGGGCTGCTCGACCGGCTCGGCGTCGGCGAGGTCGACGTGCTCGCGCAGTCCCTCGGCGGATCGGTGGCGCTGCGCCTGGCCGCCGACGAGCCCCACCGGGTGCGGCGGATGCTGGTCATCGGCAGCGCACCCGTGCCGGGCGCCGACGCCGGGCTGGGCGCCCGGGTCCGCGCCGACTACTACGGCGGCACCGGCCCCGACCCGGAGAAGATGCGCCGGCTCATCGCCGACCTCGAGTGGCACGACGGCGACGCGGTCCCCGAGGCCACCGTGCAGGCGCGGTACCGGGCCAGCACGACCCCGGTCGCGCTGGCCACGGCGACGGGCGGGCGCGGCGCCCCCGAGGACCTCACCGACGCGCTCCCCCGCGTCGCCGCCCCGACGCTCGTCGTCCGGGGCCGCCACGACCCGTTCGCCCCCACCTCCTACGCCGCCGCGCTGGTCGACGCGCTGCCCGCGGGCGACCTCGCCGTGCTCGGCCGCACCGCCCACCACCCCCAGGCCGAGCGGCCCGACGCCGTCGCCCGGCTCGCCGCCTCCTTCCTCGACCCCGACCCCAGGAGCTGA
- a CDS encoding Rieske 2Fe-2S domain-containing protein codes for MTAAPDAETPRRPRRARPEVPAEPGPPVQEGADWHTWPTYDAAELGFRDHWYPTIWAHQVGEKPVPVTVCGEKIVLVRDGDVVRGLHDRCPHRGVPLSLGRRQFPGTISCPYHGWTYGLSDGALRAVITDGPDSPICGRVSVATYPVVERMGLLFVWIGTLAEGEEPPPVERDIPAELNDNAFVLGGRTEIRKGNWRFAAENGFDEGHAKYLHNTALWRLFKVMPTWNLTRIVERDGWLIRVQDEVHWDAEFPGVGRFTNKRWWKRAPLPDRPGKNGDANPVIAALDLPGFVSIRLPGILRVAYPQFIHYEWYVPVDADHVRYVQLMVRFETGAKALAFKARYLAAIRWLFHGQFTAQDAWMVDVMDSPPERLYRPDLSLTAWRRHVEKSDLVVQPTAPRRGH; via the coding sequence GTGACCGCAGCGCCCGACGCCGAGACCCCGAGGCGCCCGCGCCGCGCCCGGCCCGAGGTGCCCGCCGAGCCCGGACCGCCGGTGCAGGAGGGCGCCGACTGGCACACCTGGCCGACCTACGACGCCGCCGAGCTCGGCTTCCGCGACCACTGGTACCCCACGATCTGGGCGCACCAGGTCGGCGAGAAGCCGGTGCCGGTGACGGTGTGCGGCGAGAAGATCGTGCTGGTGCGCGACGGCGACGTCGTCCGCGGGCTGCACGACCGGTGCCCGCACCGCGGCGTGCCGCTGTCGCTGGGCCGCCGCCAGTTCCCGGGCACGATCAGCTGCCCGTACCACGGCTGGACCTACGGCCTGTCCGACGGCGCGCTGCGCGCCGTCATCACCGACGGCCCCGACTCCCCCATCTGCGGGCGCGTCTCGGTGGCGACCTACCCCGTCGTCGAGCGGATGGGCCTGCTGTTCGTCTGGATCGGCACCCTGGCCGAGGGCGAGGAGCCCCCGCCGGTGGAGCGCGACATCCCGGCCGAGCTCAACGACAACGCCTTCGTCCTGGGCGGACGCACCGAGATCCGCAAGGGCAACTGGCGCTTCGCCGCCGAGAACGGGTTCGACGAGGGCCACGCCAAGTACCTGCACAACACGGCGCTGTGGCGGCTGTTCAAGGTCATGCCGACGTGGAACCTCACCCGGATCGTCGAGCGCGACGGCTGGCTCATCCGCGTGCAGGACGAGGTGCACTGGGACGCCGAGTTCCCCGGCGTCGGCCGGTTCACGAACAAGCGGTGGTGGAAGCGGGCGCCGCTGCCCGACCGCCCGGGCAAGAACGGCGACGCCAACCCCGTGATCGCCGCGCTCGACCTGCCCGGCTTCGTCTCGATCCGGCTGCCCGGCATCCTGCGCGTCGCCTACCCGCAGTTCATCCACTACGAGTGGTACGTGCCGGTCGACGCCGACCACGTCCGGTACGTGCAGCTCATGGTGCGCTTCGAGACCGGGGCGAAGGCGCTGGCGTTCAAGGCGCGCTACCTCGCCGCGATCCGCTGGCTGTTCCACGGCCAGTTCACCGCGCAGGACGCCTGGATGGTCGACGTCATGGACTCCCCGCCGGAGCGGCTCTACCGCCCGGACCTGTCCCTGACGGCGTGGCGGCGGCACGTGGAGAAGTCCGACCTCGTCGTCCAGCCCACCGCGCCGCGGCGCGGGCACTGA
- a CDS encoding PDR/VanB family oxidoreductase — MPETDDGVLDLEVVGLRRESDGVLSVELADPQRRLLPRWEPGAHIDLGLPGHVRQYSLCGDPADRRRYRIAVLQEPRSAGGSRFVHERLRPGDVVEVAGPRNHFPLVDAPRHLLVAGGIGITPLLAMAAALHGRGADWRLVYGGRRRASMAFLGELARYGAAVDVVPEDERGRLDLDGLLGTPQEGTAVYCCGPEALLGAVEQRCLAWPAGSLHVERFAAKARDDTDLRAFDVVLRRSGMRLAVGPADSALDVLDAAGVVVPNACRDGVCGSCVTRVLSGVPEHRDSLTDPDRTDVLLPCVSRARGRELVLDL, encoded by the coding sequence ATGCCGGAGACCGACGACGGGGTGCTCGACCTGGAGGTCGTGGGCCTGCGCCGCGAGTCCGACGGCGTGCTGTCGGTCGAGCTCGCCGACCCGCAGCGCCGCCTGCTCCCCCGCTGGGAGCCCGGGGCGCACATCGACCTGGGCCTGCCCGGGCACGTGCGGCAGTACTCGCTGTGCGGCGACCCCGCCGACCGGCGCCGCTACCGCATCGCGGTGCTGCAGGAGCCGCGCTCGGCGGGCGGCTCGCGGTTCGTCCACGAGCGGCTGCGGCCCGGCGACGTCGTCGAGGTGGCAGGGCCGCGCAACCACTTCCCGCTCGTCGACGCCCCGCGCCACCTGCTCGTCGCGGGCGGCATCGGGATCACCCCGCTGCTCGCGATGGCCGCGGCGCTGCACGGGCGCGGCGCCGACTGGCGCCTGGTCTACGGCGGGCGCCGGCGGGCGTCGATGGCGTTCCTCGGCGAGCTGGCCCGCTACGGCGCGGCCGTCGACGTCGTGCCCGAGGACGAGCGCGGCCGCCTCGACCTCGACGGCCTGCTCGGCACGCCCCAGGAGGGCACCGCGGTGTACTGCTGCGGGCCCGAGGCGCTGCTCGGCGCCGTCGAGCAGCGCTGCCTGGCCTGGCCCGCGGGGTCGCTGCACGTCGAGCGGTTCGCCGCGAAGGCCCGCGACGACACCGACCTGCGCGCCTTCGACGTCGTGCTCCGCCGCTCCGGGATGCGCCTGGCCGTCGGCCCGGCCGACTCGGCGCTCGACGTCCTCGACGCCGCCGGCGTCGTCGTCCCCAACGCCTGTCGCGACGGGGTGTGCGGCAGCTGCGTCACCCGCGTGCTGTCCGGCGTGCCCGAGCACCGCGACTCGCTCACCGACCCCGACCGCACCGACGTCCTGCTGCCGTGCGTCTCCCGCGCGCGCGGCCGCGAGCTGGTGCTGGACCTGTGA